The Prosthecobacter dejongeii genome contains a region encoding:
- a CDS encoding PVC-type heme-binding CxxCH protein, which yields MKRLILAAAFLSSFSLSQIASAAEPLRVFIRAGKKSHAPGAHDFPQFLKDWVPLLNERGAKADGGLEFPTKEQLDKTDVLILHAQEAGNIKIGEERKNLMEFLKRGGGLVVIHAAAVSRDHDWFKTIIGGSWNFSRTKWLEAPMSLYFTDHENPITKDISNFDLDDEIYYDMDMLPEAKILAAAYTPKAADTGGKGNKEAQQRAAEAVAKKKAVNIYDIQPQMWTYERRSDSLVASAGVGDGEPSEKSGGGAASTSQTSGEGTASTTTYRAFTCIPGHWYKNFSHVGIKAAILRGIAWAGKRENVDEFCKPDELGDALRYAEGGVPRPQEMPKQLEIHPEFDLTLVAAEPLINKPMNIDWDEKGRLWVVETPEYPNGLRQANVDAWKDSGSIKPGQYEREPLDRVSILSDSDGDGVMDKKTVFADKIELATSSVFYKNGIIVCAAPDIWFFEDTDGDDKADKRTKIYTNLGNRDTHAVINNMRWGMDGWVYATHGYSSTEDAKSGDGSKGFGPIGAGVVRFKPDGSAIEQYASRGGNTWGLDITTDGQVFYTQPTSGNHFIHVVLPEYVLAKGKLPGVVGTNAMLPKEPTYPAMHWEQQAYVQIDQVGSYTAAAGCAIYEGGAWPQKWNYGYFTTEPTLNIVSHFMVEPDGVTYKAKREPGREQTEFIRSSNLWFRPIEVRVGPDGALYVVDFCNQAIIHNDTRGPTHGPANAAVRPDRDHYYGRIWKVQHKEAKAPAATAYRNKPESKGAQGSQALRAYEAAKQAANADKIIQDFAAAQDDWTRSALIAAAADKPAEVIAAALSSSSPESLSNFVSALLPAALPANAEKLITACANADAKADPVKNAILRGIAISMNEAPAMSPALREALKKLLTGSSVDVAGAVLPLIGKWDKNGSLGQMVKQRISSIVAQVKDTSVSHGTRQSLAKQLIPALEIDPQAISAVSVVMNDPDGDVNGKRQIIQQLGELSGGEVAITLVKAYETVPNELRSELFDQLVKRPEATGALLDAVKVGSIDRAIFAPGDVARLRSHPNKQIAKRANDLFKINNAAKDAIIAKLIPEVEKPGNVVNGKMLFSAACAVCHKLGDIGVAVGPPLDGMGAHGPAELLVHIVDPNREVDPSFWAFNITTKKGEALQGVITSENTATVTLATQVGKREVAKADIDKRENTRRSLMPEGLDALGPEALRDILAFICGDASKHYRILNLAEAYTADSREGVFAGPAANQGQVRLAKLGNVQVNRVPFFIQDAAKSATGANLIVLKGGPPKSQSATFPAKVEVPIHVATKRLQLLSGIAGWGFPAVKNEVPVLKATVLYDSGEKEEFTFLNGVHFSDYVRNVEVPGSNFVEGITQGQQMRLISMDLTKRGVAKTLLLESPERNPTAPVIVAITADIEGKGLAPANASAGRKDNAQVEPKEGGKGDGPLVPATPPQWEAGKTKVLVIGGGSSHNFATFFGSTDVATLKTAGFSVHYTEDRDQAASELAQADVAVISVNRKFFDTAAYRKALMDFAAAGKGIIMLHPGTWYGFTGWPELNAQIVGGGSRGHDKIHPFEVKTVKEHPIMEGVPASFTVEDELYYMNAEPEKIPAGTAAIEVLAETSPSNKFNKPHPSIWITQHASAKVVGIALGHDQRVHDMEAFQILLTNAVKWASGK from the coding sequence TCTCGCGATCACGATTGGTTTAAGACGATCATCGGCGGGTCCTGGAACTTCAGCCGCACGAAGTGGCTGGAGGCTCCGATGAGCCTCTACTTCACGGATCACGAAAACCCGATCACGAAGGACATCTCGAACTTCGATCTGGATGACGAGATCTATTATGACATGGACATGCTGCCCGAGGCCAAGATCCTCGCCGCCGCCTACACCCCTAAAGCCGCAGACACGGGCGGCAAAGGCAACAAGGAAGCCCAGCAACGCGCTGCCGAGGCTGTCGCGAAAAAGAAGGCTGTGAACATCTACGACATCCAGCCGCAGATGTGGACTTACGAGCGTAGAAGCGACTCTCTCGTCGCTTCAGCTGGTGTTGGCGATGGGGAACCTTCTGAAAAAAGCGGCGGGGGCGCCGCTTCTACATCTCAGACAAGCGGCGAGGGCACCGCTTCTACGACGACCTACCGTGCCTTCACCTGCATCCCCGGCCACTGGTACAAAAACTTTTCCCATGTCGGCATCAAGGCCGCCATCCTGCGCGGCATCGCCTGGGCCGGGAAAAGGGAGAACGTGGATGAATTCTGCAAGCCCGATGAGTTGGGCGATGCCCTGCGTTACGCCGAAGGCGGTGTGCCACGCCCGCAGGAGATGCCAAAGCAGCTCGAGATACATCCTGAATTTGATCTCACCCTGGTCGCCGCTGAGCCGCTGATCAATAAACCCATGAACATTGACTGGGATGAAAAAGGCCGTCTGTGGGTGGTGGAGACACCGGAGTATCCCAATGGTCTGCGTCAGGCGAATGTGGATGCCTGGAAGGACTCCGGCTCCATCAAGCCCGGCCAATACGAGCGTGAACCGCTTGATCGTGTATCCATCCTTTCAGATAGCGATGGCGATGGTGTGATGGACAAAAAGACCGTCTTTGCCGACAAGATCGAACTGGCCACCAGCAGCGTGTTTTATAAGAATGGCATCATCGTCTGTGCCGCCCCAGACATCTGGTTTTTTGAAGACACGGATGGGGATGACAAGGCCGATAAACGCACGAAGATTTATACCAACCTGGGCAATCGCGACACCCATGCCGTGATCAACAACATGCGCTGGGGCATGGACGGATGGGTGTACGCCACTCATGGTTATTCCAGCACGGAAGATGCGAAGTCAGGCGATGGCAGCAAAGGCTTTGGCCCCATCGGTGCTGGCGTGGTACGCTTCAAGCCGGACGGCAGCGCCATTGAGCAATACGCCTCACGCGGCGGCAATACTTGGGGACTCGACATCACCACCGATGGCCAAGTTTTTTACACCCAGCCCACCAGTGGCAATCACTTCATCCATGTGGTGCTGCCTGAGTACGTTTTGGCCAAGGGCAAGTTGCCCGGCGTTGTCGGCACGAATGCCATGCTGCCGAAGGAGCCCACTTATCCCGCCATGCACTGGGAGCAGCAGGCCTATGTGCAGATTGACCAGGTGGGCAGTTACACCGCTGCCGCAGGCTGCGCCATCTATGAAGGTGGTGCCTGGCCGCAGAAATGGAACTACGGCTACTTCACCACCGAACCCACTCTGAACATCGTCAGCCACTTCATGGTGGAGCCAGATGGCGTTACCTATAAGGCCAAGCGCGAGCCTGGTCGCGAGCAGACCGAGTTCATCCGCAGCAGCAACCTTTGGTTCCGCCCCATCGAGGTCCGTGTCGGTCCGGATGGTGCGCTCTACGTGGTGGACTTCTGCAACCAAGCCATCATTCACAATGACACCCGTGGCCCCACGCACGGCCCCGCCAATGCCGCCGTCCGTCCAGACCGCGACCATTATTACGGACGCATCTGGAAGGTGCAGCACAAGGAGGCTAAAGCGCCTGCCGCCACGGCTTATCGGAACAAGCCTGAGTCCAAAGGTGCTCAAGGCAGCCAAGCCCTGCGGGCCTACGAAGCCGCCAAACAAGCTGCAAATGCCGACAAGATCATTCAGGACTTCGCCGCTGCTCAAGATGACTGGACTCGCAGCGCCCTGATCGCCGCCGCAGCCGACAAACCCGCAGAAGTCATCGCCGCTGCGCTGTCTTCCTCGTCTCCGGAGTCGCTTTCCAATTTCGTCAGCGCCCTTCTTCCCGCCGCGCTGCCCGCGAATGCCGAAAAACTCATCACCGCCTGTGCCAACGCCGATGCGAAGGCCGATCCGGTGAAGAACGCCATCCTCCGCGGCATTGCCATAAGCATGAATGAAGCTCCCGCGATGTCTCCAGCACTCAGGGAGGCTTTGAAGAAGCTTCTCACCGGTTCTAGCGTGGATGTGGCTGGTGCTGTTTTGCCTCTCATTGGCAAGTGGGACAAAAACGGATCGTTGGGCCAGATGGTGAAGCAACGCATCTCGTCCATCGTGGCACAGGTAAAGGATACATCCGTTTCACATGGCACCCGGCAGTCTTTGGCCAAGCAGTTGATTCCTGCATTGGAGATTGATCCTCAAGCCATCTCTGCGGTTTCAGTGGTTATGAACGATCCTGATGGTGATGTGAACGGCAAACGTCAGATCATTCAGCAACTCGGAGAACTCAGCGGAGGCGAAGTCGCCATCACGCTCGTAAAGGCGTATGAAACGGTCCCAAATGAGCTTCGCTCGGAGTTGTTTGATCAGCTCGTGAAGCGCCCGGAGGCCACCGGAGCGCTCCTCGATGCCGTGAAGGTCGGCAGCATCGACCGCGCAATTTTCGCCCCCGGCGATGTCGCACGGCTGCGCTCGCATCCGAACAAACAGATCGCCAAACGCGCGAACGACCTCTTCAAGATCAACAACGCCGCGAAGGATGCCATCATCGCCAAGCTGATCCCTGAGGTGGAAAAGCCAGGCAATGTCGTGAATGGCAAGATGCTCTTCAGCGCCGCCTGCGCGGTGTGTCACAAGCTGGGAGACATCGGCGTGGCCGTGGGTCCGCCGCTAGATGGCATGGGTGCTCATGGCCCCGCGGAACTGCTGGTCCACATCGTGGATCCGAACCGTGAAGTGGACCCCAGCTTCTGGGCTTTTAACATCACCACCAAAAAGGGTGAGGCCCTGCAAGGCGTGATCACCAGCGAAAACACCGCCACCGTCACGCTGGCCACGCAGGTGGGCAAACGCGAGGTCGCCAAGGCAGACATTGATAAGCGCGAAAACACCCGCCGCAGCTTGATGCCAGAGGGGCTGGATGCTCTGGGGCCGGAAGCTTTGCGTGACATCCTCGCCTTCATCTGTGGCGATGCGTCCAAGCACTATCGCATATTAAATCTCGCTGAGGCTTACACCGCCGACAGCCGCGAAGGGGTCTTTGCAGGGCCTGCGGCCAATCAGGGTCAGGTGCGTTTGGCGAAGCTGGGCAATGTGCAGGTGAATCGGGTGCCTTTCTTCATCCAGGATGCGGCAAAAAGCGCCACGGGGGCGAACCTCATCGTGCTGAAAGGTGGCCCGCCGAAAAGCCAGAGTGCGACGTTCCCAGCCAAGGTGGAGGTGCCCATTCATGTCGCAACCAAACGCCTCCAGTTGCTCAGTGGCATTGCTGGGTGGGGTTTCCCTGCGGTGAAGAATGAGGTGCCTGTGCTCAAAGCCACGGTGCTTTACGACAGTGGTGAGAAAGAGGAATTCACCTTTCTCAATGGCGTTCATTTTTCAGACTATGTCCGCAATGTGGAAGTGCCGGGATCAAACTTTGTGGAAGGCATCACGCAAGGTCAGCAGATGCGTTTGATCTCCATGGACCTCACCAAAAGAGGCGTGGCCAAAACGCTCCTCCTGGAAAGCCCCGAACGCAATCCCACCGCGCCGGTCATCGTCGCCATTACGGCAGACATCGAGGGCAAAGGCCTCGCGCCTGCGAATGCCTCGGCTGGCCGTAAAGACAACGCTCAAGTGGAACCCAAAGAAGGCGGTAAAGGTGATGGTCCTCTCGTCCCTGCCACTCCTCCGCAGTGGGAAGCGGGCAAGACTAAGGTGCTGGTCATTGGCGGTGGCTCCTCACACAACTTTGCCACCTTCTTCGGCAGCACGGATGTGGCCACGTTGAAGACTGCCGGGTTCAGCGTTCACTACACGGAAGATCGTGATCAGGCCGCCAGCGAGCTGGCCCAGGCGGACGTGGCCGTCATCAGTGTGAATCGGAAGTTCTTTGATACTGCGGCTTATCGCAAAGCTCTCATGGACTTCGCCGCCGCAGGGAAGGGGATCATCATGCTCCATCCTGGCACCTGGTACGGGTTCACTGGCTGGCCTGAGCTAAATGCCCAGATCGTCGGAGGTGGCTCCCGGGGCCATGACAAGATTCATCCCTTCGAGGTGAAGACGGTCAAGGAACACCCCATCATGGAAGGCGTACCTGCCAGCTTCACGGTGGAGGACGAGCTGTATTACATGAATGCGGAGCCCGAGAAAATTCCCGCAGGCACCGCGGCCATTGAAGTGCTGGCAGAGACCAGCCCCAGCAATAAATTCAACAAACCACATCCCAGCATCTGGATCACCCAGCATGCGTCGGCAAAAGTGGTGGGCATTGCGCTGGGGCATGACCAACGTGTTCATGACATGGAGGCCTTCCAGATACTGCTGACGAATGCCGTGAAATGGGCGTCTGGTAAGTAG